The Amycolatopsis umgeniensis DNA segment GGGAACGGAGTCCGGCTGCACGTGGCGGCCACCGTGAGCGGTGACAGTAAGTACCGGATCTACGGAGCCGCCATCGTCGACGAGTCCGGACAGGCGGCGCTCGATGCGGTGCGCATGACGCTTTTCGCGGGAGTCCCGGTCATCGCACTGCTGATCGGGGTGATCGCGTGGCTCGCGGTCCGCCGGTCGCTGCGCCCGGTCGAGGCGATCCGCTCCGAGGTCGCGGAAATCGGCGCGCACGATCTGTCCCGCCGGGTCCCGGCCCCGGACAGTGCCGACGAGATCGCGAAGCTCGCGGACACGATGAACACGATGCTCTCCAGGCTGGACACCGCCGTCGGCAGGCAGAGCCGGTTCACCTCGGACGCGTCGCACGAACTGCGCACCCCGCTGGCCTCCCTGCGGACCCAACTGGAGGTACTCCTCGCGCATCCGGACAGGCTGGACTGGCGCGACGCCTGCCGAAACGCGCTCCTCGACATCACTCGGCTGCAGGATCTCGTCGCGGATCTCGTGCTGCTCGGCAAACTGGACAACGCGGAACCGGAGCGGCTCGCGCCGGTGCGACTGTCCGAAGTGGTCGAATCCTGTCTCTCCGGACGGCAGGGTGTCCGCGCGGAGATCGGGGGAGATCCGGTCGTCCTCGGGAATCGCGGGCGGCTGGAACGTCTGCTGCGCAACCTGGTGGACAACGCGCAACGGCACACCCGGACCGGCGTCGAGGTCGCGGTGTCCACAGTGGACGGCTTCGTCGTGCTGTCGGTCACCGACGACGGCCCCGGTATCCCCGCCGCGGATCGCGAGCGGGTGTTCGACCGTTTCGTCCGGCTGGACGACGGACGCGCGCGTGACGACGGTGGTGCCGGTCTCGGGCTGGCGATCGTCGCCGACATCGCCCACGCGCACGGCGGCACGGCCGAGGTCGCCGATTACGACGGCGGGGCCCGCCTCGTCGTCCGCCTGCCGTCGGCGGAAACGCGAAACTGAAGACGTCTTCAGCTTCCTTAAGCTTCGGTTCAGCGTCCGGGCCCGAACCTACGGGCCATGTCCGACCTTTCGCGCCGCTCCTGGTGGCGGCCGCTCAGCCACGCCGACTACCTGGCCTCGTCCTGGTTCCCCGGTCTCACCGGCGTGCGTGCGCTCGCCGCCGTGGCCGTGGTGTTCTTCCACTACGGAGGCCCCGCGCTGGACCGCTTGCAGGGCTGGATCGCCGTGCAGCTGTTCTTCGTGCTGTCCGGGTTCCTGATCACCACCCTGTCCCTGCGCGAAGAGGGCCGCACCGGCCGGATCTCACTGCGGGAGTTCTACCTGCGCAGGGTCTTCCGGATCTTGCCCGTGTACTTCCTGCTCCTGGCGTTGACCACGCTCGCGGTGATTCTCGGCGGCACCTACCAGAGCAGCAGGCTCGCCGACGCCATGCCGTACTACCTCGTCTTCGGCAACGAACTCGTCGACTTCAACACGCCCTATCCGACGTCGTGGTCGCTGGGGGTGGAGGAGAAGTTCTACCTGGTCTGGCCCGCGCTGCTGGTGCTCACCTCGTTCGCGCGAAGCGGGAAGACGGCGCTGAGACTGCTGCTCGGCGCGTCGGCCGTCCTCGGCGTGGTGCTGTTCGCGCTGCCGCTGGCTCCGACGCACACCTGGGCGAGCCTTTCGGTGCACTACTGCTCGCTGGTCATCGGCTGCCTGCTGGCGATGACGCTCCACCATCCGCGGGGGTTCGCCCTGGTCCGGCCATTGACCAGCCCCGTCGTGGCCACGGTGATCGGCTGCGGGTTCGTGGTGCTGCAGTTTTCCGTCGGACCGCTGGCGAAGGCGCTCGGCGGGCACTGGCAGTTCGTGGTCCCGGTGTACGCGGCGGGCTCGGCGCTGCTGCTCGTGGCCGTCGTTTCGCCGGGGCCGGTCCGGAAACTGCTCTCGAGCAGGCCGATGACCTTCGTCGGCGATCGGTCGTACGCGCTGTACCTCGCCCAGACAGGCGCCGCCGGGGTGACGGGCTGGCTGCTGCCCAGCGGGTACGCCAAGGCCGCGGCGACCACGGGGGTCGCCCTGCTGTTCGCCTGTGCGCTGCGCCGGTGGGTCGAACAGCCCGCCATCGCCTACGGCCGGAAGGTGATCGGACGACGAACGCCCGCCGAGCCTCCGATGGAGGCCACGGCGGGCGCCAGATGAGCTGGTCCGTCGTCAGTGGTGTGCGGCCACGGCGCCGGCGCTCTTCTTGACGAACAGCGAACCGACGAACGCGGCCAGTCCGACGCAGCCGGCGACCATGAACGTGGTGCGGATACCCGCGGCGTCGGGGCTGGCCGACCCGGCCGTCGTCGTACTCGCCGTGGCCACCGCGATGAACACGGCGGTGCCGAGCGCGCCGGCGAGCTGCTGCAGGGTGGCGAGGATCGCGCTGCCGTGTGAATACAGGTGCTCGGGCAGCGAACCGAGGGACTCGGTCATCAGCGGCGTCATCATCAGGCCGAGACCGCCCATCAGGAGGACGTGGATGGCGATGACCGCGACCAGCGGAGATCCCGCGCCGAGCAGGGCGAACAGCCACAGCGAGACCGCCATCGCGGCCGCGCCGGGGATGACCAGGGGCCGGGGGCCGAAGCGGTCGTACAGCGCGCCGACCGGGCGGCCGAGCAGCCCGAGGACCAGACCGCCGGGAAGCACCGCGAGCCCGCTGACGAACGTGCTGGTGTGCAGGACTGTCTGCAGGTACAGCGGGAGCAGGATCGCCGCGGCGCCGAGCAGGCACATGAACAGCAGTGCCGTCAGCACCAGCGAGACGATGAAACTGCGATGGGTGAACGGGCGCAGGTCCAGCAGCGCGCGGTCTTCCTTCTGCAGGCGCAACTGGCGCCAGGTGAACACCGCGAGCGCCACGACCCCGACGACGATCGGCACCCACGGCGGCACCGGCTGGTGCCCGCCCG contains these protein-coding regions:
- a CDS encoding ATP-binding protein, producing the protein MRRFWRTTRFRVALTSFLTSIIALAVVSAWLVLDAQNRLGNGAAQVARERAAAIVQVLNTGAAPADLRLLVQASVYEVTTQTGERVASCPGLRSGSIVPDGGYAYGDSVQNLKPGDVDLARRESGFCASALGEDPEGNGVRLHVAATVSGDSKYRIYGAAIVDESGQAALDAVRMTLFAGVPVIALLIGVIAWLAVRRSLRPVEAIRSEVAEIGAHDLSRRVPAPDSADEIAKLADTMNTMLSRLDTAVGRQSRFTSDASHELRTPLASLRTQLEVLLAHPDRLDWRDACRNALLDITRLQDLVADLVLLGKLDNAEPERLAPVRLSEVVESCLSGRQGVRAEIGGDPVVLGNRGRLERLLRNLVDNAQRHTRTGVEVAVSTVDGFVVLSVTDDGPGIPAADRERVFDRFVRLDDGRARDDGGAGLGLAIVADIAHAHGGTAEVADYDGGARLVVRLPSAETRN
- a CDS encoding acyltransferase family protein, whose amino-acid sequence is MSDLSRRSWWRPLSHADYLASSWFPGLTGVRALAAVAVVFFHYGGPALDRLQGWIAVQLFFVLSGFLITTLSLREEGRTGRISLREFYLRRVFRILPVYFLLLALTTLAVILGGTYQSSRLADAMPYYLVFGNELVDFNTPYPTSWSLGVEEKFYLVWPALLVLTSFARSGKTALRLLLGASAVLGVVLFALPLAPTHTWASLSVHYCSLVIGCLLAMTLHHPRGFALVRPLTSPVVATVIGCGFVVLQFSVGPLAKALGGHWQFVVPVYAAGSALLLVAVVSPGPVRKLLSSRPMTFVGDRSYALYLAQTGAAGVTGWLLPSGYAKAAATTGVALLFACALRRWVEQPAIAYGRKVIGRRTPAEPPMEATAGAR
- a CDS encoding DHA2 family efflux MFS transporter permease subunit — protein: MTETLPETTRDQERAPASAGLLIGVLVLSAFVMILNETILSVALRDLTVDLKVPTTTVQWLTSGFLLTMAVVIPITGFLLERFTPRQVFLASLTLFSTGTLVSALAPGFGLLLTGRVIQACGTAVMLPLLMTTVMRLVPVEKRGATMGTITIVIAVAPAIGPTIGGAVLSSLGWRWMFWIVLPLSIAALVVGMLRLKLESETRKVPLDVLSVILSAVGFGGVLYGLSTSGESAGGHQPVPPWVPIVVGVVALAVFTWRQLRLQKEDRALLDLRPFTHRSFIVSLVLTALLFMCLLGAAAILLPLYLQTVLHTSTFVSGLAVLPGGLVLGLLGRPVGALYDRFGPRPLVIPGAAAMAVSLWLFALLGAGSPLVAVIAIHVLLMGGLGLMMTPLMTESLGSLPEHLYSHGSAILATLQQLAGALGTAVFIAVATASTTTAGSASPDAAGIRTTFMVAGCVGLAAFVGSLFVKKSAGAVAAHH